The sequence CTGAGCTGGGTTAACCAGACGATTCCGGCCAAGCCTGCGAACGCTTTCGCGGCCCAGGTCATCTTCGAGGTCGAGGTCGAGGTCGGCCAGGTCTGGGGCGAACTCATCACCATCGAGCAGGCGACCAGCCCGGATGGCCTGATCCCGCGCAAAGACGGCGTGCAGAACGCAGCGGTCCTTGTCTGCCCGGCCCAGCCCGCAATCGCCAAGGAGGCCAACCGCTCGATCGTACGGCTCGGAGACGAGGTGCGCTACATCATCTCGCTTGCCAACACCAACACAACACCGATTAACGCGACCGTCACGGACGAGCTGCCAGCCAACCTGACGTATCTGGGTATGGTTTCAGGCAGCGCGCCAACCATCAGCGGTCAGACGTTGACCTGGAATGTATCGGTGCCCGCCGCGTCGGGTGGGAAGGCCGGTACGACCATCCTCGTGTTCAAGACGCGAGTCGACTCGGGCGAGGCCGGTTTGATCTCTACCAACACGGCGACCGTTACGTCGAGCGCAGGCGCGTTCGATACCACCAATAACTCGGTGTCGATCGTCGTCGCCAGGTCGATCATCTACGTCCCGATCCTTCAGTACTAAGCGCCGCTCCCCATCGGTACAGCCAAGCCGCCACGCGAGCACATGCTCACGTGGCGGCTCGGTTGTTATGCTCAGTCGGATCTGGAAGCATCTGAAGACGCACATCGCCACGGCCCGCAGCTTGCACAATTGCCGCAACGATCTCGACGTATCGAGAAGAGAGGATGCTGTGGCAGTTCGGAGACGCGCGACGCAGCCGCGCACAGAAAAGCATTTCCAACCGCTGCGCGGCGTGCGGCAGACAGCCTGCTGCGTAGTCGGCGGCGGACCAGCCGGGATGATGTTGACGCTGCTGCTGGCTCGTCAGGGCGTTCCGGTCATGCTGCTTGAGGCGCACACCGATTTCGATCGTGACTTTCGCGGCAACACGATCAGCCCGCCGGTGATGGAAGTGCTGGACGATCTAGGACTTGCCGAGCGCGTGCTCCGTCTGCGCCACGTCAAGATTCGCAACTTCACGCTCCAGACCGGCAGCGGGCCGCTGGTATTCGCCGACTTCTCGCGTCTGAAGACGCGCTATCCGTACATCACGATGCTGCCGCAAGTTCATTTTCTGGAATGTCTCGCGGCGGAGGTGCGACACTACCCGCACGCGCAGATCGTCATGGGCGCGCAGGCGCAAGCGCTGATCGAGGAGCAGGGCATCGTGCGCGGCGTGTGCTACCAGGGCCGCGACGGGCAGCACGAGGTGCGGGCGCTGCTGACGGTCGGCGCGGATGGTCGCTTCTCGCGGCTGCGGCGGCTGGCGGGCCTGCAACCGATCGCGAGCGCGCCGCCGATGGATGTGTTCTGGTTTCGGCTGCCGCGCCGCCCCGACGATCCCGACGCGGCAGGAGCGCTGTTCCGCTTCGGCCCGCAGAGCTTGCTGGTGCTGATGGATCATTTCGAGTACTGGGATGTCGGCTATATTATCGCCAAGGGCAGCTATCCAGAGCTGCGCGCAGCGGGTCTGCCCGCGCTGCGCCGCACGATCGCCGAGATCGCGCCGGAGGTGGCCGATCGCCTCCACGATTTGAAAAGCTGGCGGCAGGGCGCGCTGCTCTCGGTCGAGTCGAATCATCTGGCGCGCTGGTTCAAGCCTGGGCTGCTGCTGATCGGCGATGCCGCGCATGTGATGTCGCCAGTGGGCGGGATCGGCATCAACTACGCGATTCAAGATGCGGTGGTCGCGGCGCGCTGGCTTGGCCCCGCGCTCAAAGCCGGGCGGCTCGATCTCGACACGCTGCGCGCGGTGCAGCGTCGTCGCGCCTGGCCCACGAGAGTCATCCAGGCGATCCAGGCGCTGGCTCATCGGCGGATCGTCGCGCAGGCACTCTCGTCGAGCGCGCCGCTCAGGCTGCCGGGTCTGCTGCGCCTGGCCCTGCGCCTGCCCATAGTCAGCCGTGGCATCGGGCGGCTGATCGCGTTTGGCGCGTGGCCTGTGCGGAAGCTGTAGCAGCCTGCTGCTGGCCCGTCAGACGGAATCCATGCCATAATGCGCGCAGCGACTCCGCGCGGGAGGCGGAGCGACAAGGAGACAACATCTATGACAGCCACAGCTTCCGTCGTGGTCGTCGGCTCGTGCAACATCGATCTGGTGGCGCGCGTGCCGCGCCAGCCACAGCGCGGCGAGACGCTGACCGGCACGGCGTTTGGCACCTATCTGGGCGGCAAAGGGCTGAACCAGGCGGTCGCGGCGCGGCGAATGGGCGCGTCCGTCGCAATGATCGGCAGCGTCGGCGCGGACGACTTTGGGACGCGCATCGCGCAGGCGCTTCAGGACGAGGCTATCGACGCGACGTTTGTACGCGCCAGCCGAGAGCAGCCCACGGGAACGGCGGTGATTCTGGTGGAAGAAGGCGGCGAGAATAGCATCGTGGTAATTCCAGGCGCGAATGGAGCGCTCACGACCGCCGCGATCGATCAGGCCGCCGATCTGATTCGCGCCGCGAAGGTGCTGCTGCTGCAACTGGAAGTGCCGCTTGAGACGACGCTCTACGCCGCCCAGGTGGCGCGCGCCGCAGGAACGACGGTGATTCTGACGCCCGCTCCGGCGCAGCGGCTACCGGCGGAGCTGCTCGCCGCGACAGATGTGCTGGTGCCTAACGCGATTGAGGTCGCGCACGTACTGGATAGCGACGCTCCACCCGCCGAGGCCGCGCGGATGCTGCTGTCGCGGGGCTGTGGAGCGGTGGTGGTCACGCTCGGAGCGCAGGGCGCGCTGCTGGTGACACCCGACGCCGAGCGATCGATCGCCGCGTTTCCAGTGGCGGCGGTCGACACCGTAGGCGCTGGCGATGCGTTTGTCGGCGCGCTCGGAGCCAGCCTGGCCGAGGGCCACGATCTGACGACGGCGCTGCGCTATGCCAGCGCTGCGGGCGCGCTGGCCGTGACCCAGGAGGGCGCTGTGCCTTCCCTGCCGCTCCGCGCTACTGTCGAGCGGTTGTTGCAGGAGCAGGGCTGAGCATCCAGGGAGGGGCGGCTCGATCTGCCGCGTTACGCGCCAATGCCCACGATCGAGCGCTTGCACACCTGTGCTATCATCGGCGCTAGCTTGCACAGATTAAGCGAAGCAAGCGCACGACGGTCGACAGCAACAGGAGCGCTCGCAAAAAAACGGAGGCAATCGATGACCGAGCTCTCGGAGCCGATGACGACGATCTACGATGGCTGGCACACCCATCAGGCGCGACTCATCGCCGCGCTAACGCCGCTGACAGATGATCAACTGGCCCTGCGCGCCGCGCCAGACCTGCGCTCGATCGGCGACATAGCGAGACATATGATCGGCGCGCGTGCCCGCTGGTTTTATCTGCTGATGAATGAGGGCGGCGATGCCTTCGCGACCCTTGGAGCGTGGGACAGACCAGAAATGCCGACACGCAGCGCGGCTGAGCTCGTGACCGGGCTGGAGACGACATGGCAGGGGATGCAAGAGGCCATTCGCCGCTGGACGCCAGACGACTGGCAGCAGACCTATCTGGGCGAGGGGCCTGACGAGCCGGCCACCATAACGCGCTACTGGGTTATCTGGCACCTGATCGAGCATGATCTCCACCACGGCGGCGAGATCGGCATCACGCTCGGCGCGCATGGGCTGCCAGCGCCCGATCTCTAAAGCGCGGCACGACGAGCTAGGCGCGCGAGTCAAGCGTCGGGATGACCAGCGCCATCGTAGCGGGGCTGGGCTTGCGATTAAGACGGTTAAAGTGGGATCAGCAGGTCATGGAACCTGCTGATCTATGCCCGAAACATCTGTACAATCGTTCCCCTGGGCAAATAAAGGCGGTAGGCATCGTCGACGCACCGGCGAAAGTCGTGATGCTCGTAAAATCTACGGGCCGCATCATCTGGCCCTGATAGCGCTGATCGACGGCCAGACGACCGATCAAGAGCGCTGGCAGCGAATGTGCGGCAGATTACCGTATATGCCAAGAGGTGGCATTGGGGCACGAGTCTGAGGCGCGATTGGTTCCCGCGCACCGCATGCACCCAAGATCAACCCGCCTGAGCCAGCGCGCTGAACGTGGGCTTGAGCGCGCCGTAGAGCTGGCGATAGAGCGCGTACAGCTCATCGTACGTGTGCAGGACCTCAGGCTGTGGCCTGATGATCTCGCCTGTGGCGACGGCGGCTTCGACGGCGGACAGCACATCGGGGTACAGCCCCGCGCCGACTCCCGCCAGCAGCGCCGCGCCGAAGGCCGGACCCTCCTCCGCCCGCATCGTGACGATCGGCGTGCCCAGCATATCGGCCTGCATCTGCCGCCACACGGTGCTGCGCGCACCACCGCCGATCGCGCGCACCTCGCCGAGCGGCAATCCAAGCTCAGCCATGATCGTCTGACCGTCGCGCAGGCTGAAGACCACGCCCTCCATCACCGCCCGCGCCATGTGCCCCAGCGTGTGGCGCTGCGTCAGCCCGACGAACGCGCCGCGCGCCAGCGGATCGCGGTGCGGCGTGCGCTCGCCCGAAAGATAAGGCAGGAACAGCAGCCCTTCCGCTCCCGGCGGCGTCTGCTGCGCCAGCGCCACCAGCCGATCGTAGCCAAGGTCGGGAGCGACCGCACGCAGTGTGTTGCGCATCCACTGGAGCGAGCCGCCAGCGCTGAGCGTGACCGCCATCAAGTGATACGCGCCTGGCACAGCGTGGCAGAAGCTATGCAGCCGTCCCTGCGGATCGAGCCGGATCGTATCGCTGTGGGCAAAGAGCACGCCGCTGGTGCCGATCGACGCGCTGATCGCGCCCTCGCGGATGATGCCCGTGCCGATCGCCGCCGCCGCATTATCGCCGCCGCCCGCCACCACCGGCAGCCCGGCGGTCAGCCCCAGGGCCTCGGCGACGTCGGCGCGCAGCCGCCCGGTCACGTCCGGACCTTCATAGACGCGCGGCAGCCAGTCGCGCGGAATCTCCAGCGCATCGAGGATCGTACCCGACCAATCGCGCTGTTGCAGATCGAGCAGCAGCGTCCCGGCGGCATCCGACGCATCGCTGGCGTGCTCGCCGGTCATCCGCAGCCGGATATAATCCTTGGGCAGCAGCAGCCGCCGAACGCGGGCGTAGTGCTCCGGCTCGTGCTCGCGCAGCCACAGCACCTTGGGCGCTTGAAACCCGGTCAGGGCGGGATTCCCGGCGATGGCGATCAGCCGCTCCGCGCCGACATGGGCGGTAATCTCGTGGCACTGCGCCTGGGTGCGGCCATCGTTCCACAGCAGCGCGGGCCGAATCACAGCATCGCGCTCGTCCAGAAAGACCGCGCCGTGCATCTGGCCGGTCAGCCCCAGCCCGACGATCTCCGCAGCAACGCCGCTCTCGGCGACGACGCGGCGCAGCGCGGCCTGGCTGCCGCGCCACCAGTCCGCCGGATCTTGCTCGCTCCACAATGGCTGCGGCGTCGAGAGCGGATATTCTTCGGTCGCCGTGGCGATCACTCGTCCGTCATCGGCGACGACCACGGCCTTCGCGCCGCTGGTGCCAACATCCAGGCCAAGCATGTACGGCATAGGTGTTCCTCTTGAGTACGAAAAGGCGTGCCGATGGCACGCCCGTGATCATTTCACAATCGCGCGATTCGATCAACCCGACTCCTGAGCGCGCTGTGGCACGTCCTTATGCTGGTGCAGCCAGTGGATCACATCGTTCAGGCTGGCCTCGCTGACCTGATGGCCCATCCCGTACTCGTGATACTCCACCTGCGCGGACGTGCCGCCGAGCCAATCGCGCGCGTGGCGGCCAAAGTCGATCGGAATCACCGGATCGCGGGTGCCATGCGTGATCAGGATCGGCAAGCCGGTCAGCGCTTCCCGATCGGCCTCCTGCTGCGTCTGGCGCGCGATATAGCCGCTCATCGCGACGATCCCGGCGTAGTCCTGCGGCCTGGTCAGGGCCAGCGCAAAGCTCATCACCGCGCCCTGGCTAAAGCCCATCAGCACGATGCGCTGCGGATCGACCGGATAGGCGGTCGGCAGCTTCGCCACGAATTGCCGCAGCCGCTCGATGCTCTGCCCAAAGCCGCGCGGCTCAGGATCGCCGACTCGCAGCACCTCGTACCAGTGGTAGCCGAAGCCCAGCTCGAACGGTGCCTGCGGCGTGATCGTCAGCCAGTCCGCACCGAAGTACGGCGCAAGCTCGATCAGATCGCCCGCGTTGCTGCCTCGTCCGTGGATCGCCACCACCGCCGGGTAGCCATTCGATGGCGGCGGCGTGGTCGGCAGATGCAGTTGATAGACCAGGCCAAGGTCGGGGTGCGATGTGCTCTGCGTCATCGGTCGTCTCCTCCGGTTGTCGCGCCGATCGTGCTAACATGCAGCGGCTTCAATCCAGCCTCGATCGCGGCGCGCGACTCCTCAAGCCAGGGCGGAAGCTTGAGCCGCCGACCAAGCTCTTCGGGCCGCTCGTCGAGCGTAAAGCCGGGCTGCGTCGTCGCCAATTCCAGAATGTGTCCGTCGGGATCGTGGAAATAGATCGAGCGAAAATACTGCCGGTCGAGCCGGGGCGTTGGCCGCAGCCCGGCGCGCATCAGCCGCTCGTGCCAGAACTGCTGCGCCTCATCCGACGGCACCTCAAGCGCGAAGTGATGCGTCAGCCCGGTGCCGATCTGCGCGTCGCGCATCCGCCCGCCGTAGCCGAAGTAGGTAATCACGCTGCCGGGATGCCCGTCCGGCACGGCGAAGTAGAGATGCGGCGCGCTCGGATCGTCGAAGTTCACCGTGCGCTTGACCAGCCGCATGCCCAGCAGCTCCTCGTAAAATACTGCGGTGCGCTCGATGTCGCTGGCGAACGCGGTGATGTGGTGCAGCCCCGGCAGATGCATATCGGGCGTGATCGCCGTCACCGGCTCCGGCCATGTCTCGGCGCGAATGCGCTCCTCGTCGCGCAGCCGAATCGTGCGATCGGGCGGCGGCAAAAACTCCTGCTCGCCCCAGTGATCGGGAGCCTCGTCGACGCTCCAGCCAGGGCCGCGCGTCGCAATCTCGATGATCACGCCGTCGGGATCGCGGAAATAGATCGAGCGGAAATAGGTTCGATCGTACACGCCATCCACGGCAATGCCCTGATCGGTCAGCCAGCGCTTCCACTTCAACTGCGCCTCTGGCGTCTCGACCAGCAGCGCGAAGTGGTGCGTACCGCCGATCCCCGTGCGGCCCTGGCCCGCATGCGGCCACTCGAAGAACGTCACGATCGTGCTTGGCCGTCCCAGCTCATCGCCGAAGTAGAGATGGTAGCTGCCTGGATCGTCAAAGTTGACCGTCTGTTTGACCAGCCGCAGACCGAGCAGGCGCGTATAGAAATCAACGGTACGCTGGGCGTCGGAGCAGACCAGGGTGATGTGATGAATCCCCCGGATCGCGTATTCAGGCTGGATGGTATCGAGCATAACCAGACTTCCTTCGGCTCGTAGCGAGCCGTGTACTATCATCAGGACATGTCGATCATATCCTTACTTATATATAGTACCTCGATTTTAGTAAGTTCGCTCCGCAACCACCCCTGTACGTCAGACTGATCAGCGCACGCCCAGCAGCAGCTCGACGACCAACTGATCCAGTTCCTCGTAGCGGCGGCCACGTCGCGCCAGGGCCACAGGATCGAACAAGTGAGCTTTGAGCGTCTGCGCATGATCGCGCGAGTAGCCCGCGTCCACGCCCGGCCCGGCGTAGGCGGCGTCCTGCTGCCGCAGCTCGGCGAGCAAGCCCTGGATCTCCTGATCCTCCCGCAAGCGGCGTGCCTTCTCCTTCAAGATCAGATAGGTCCGCATACAGCCGCGCGCAAAGGCCCAGACTCCATCCTCGTCCTCGGTGCGGTAGGCGTGCGCGTCGAAGTGGCGCGGCCCGTCGTAGCCGCTCTCCTCAAGCAACTGGACCAGCAAGAACGCCCGCTTGAGGCTTTCGGAGCCGAAGCGAAAATCCTGATCGTAGCGGCCCATCACCTGATCGTTCAGATCGATGTGGAAGAGCTTATCGGCCTCGATCGCCTGCGCCACCGCGTGGACGAAGTTCAGCCCGGCCATCTGCTCGTGCGCGAACTCCGGGTTAACGCCGACCATCTCCGGCTGATCGAGGGTGCTGATGAAGTGCAGCATATGCCCCACGGTCGGGAAGTAGATGTCGCCGCGCGGCTCGTTCGGCTTGGGCTCCAGCGCGAACTTGAGGCTATAGCCCTGGTCTTTGACATAGGCGCACAGGTAGTTAATCGCCTCGCGAAAATGCTTGATCGCGTCGCGCCCATCGCGGTAGGCATCCGTCTCGCTGCCTTCGCGCCCGCCCCAGAAGACATACACCTGTGCGCCCAGCTCGACACCCAGGTCGATCGCGCGCATCGTCTTTTGGAGCGCAAAGGCACGCACCGCCGCATCCGAGGCCGTAAACGCGCCGTCGCGGAAGACGGGGTGCGTAAAAAGATTCGTCGTCGCCATCGGCACGACCAGGCCCGTGTCGGCAAGCGCCTGCTGGAAGCGCCTGACGATCTGGGCGCGCTGCTGCGGCGTGGCGTCGAAGGGCACGAGGTCGTTATCGTGGAGGTTCACGCCATACGCGCCCAGCTCGGCGAGGCGCTGGACGATGCGCTCCAGCTCAAGAACAGGCCGCACCGGCTCGCCAAACGGATCGCGCCCGATATTGCCGACGGTCCAGAGGCCAAAGCTGAATTTATCGCTTTTTTGAGGGGTAAATGGCTCGCTCATACCGACGTACCTCCTGTGCTCGCTCAAGGCCGGATTCCGCAGCCATGATACCACCGCCCGCAACCTGATCATGGCGCTTTTCATGGCAAGGAGCACCTGCTCGTTTGCGAAGGGTTCAAAAGAGGTATACAATTCACCCGGCGCACCCAGCGTCTCCTTGCCCAGCATAGTCGGGAGCATGCGCCTCAGCTATGGAGGGGTTATGACCGCACAGTCTTCCGCCTTTGGGATATATTTCCGCGATCACCTGGATCAGAAGATTGAAGAACTCGCGAGAAATGCGGATGTCACCAGGCAGAACTTCGCGATCGACGAGTATGAGCAGCGCCGCGTCTCCATTCGACGGGCCTTGCTCGTCATTGCCAACGGGATCATCGACGACGACCAGGGGCCGGTCACGGCGTATGCCAGCGAGGTCGGCGAGCGACGCGCGAACCTGCGCTTTTCGGTAGAGGGCATGCTGCTGGCGTTTATGAGCATGCGGTCGTTTGTCTGGGACTATCTGACGACCTATCTCCAGAGCGCGCCGCCCTGGACACCGGAGGATGTGCGCGCCGTCGAAGACATCCTGCATGCCTACCAGCGGTCGTACTTTGGCGCGTTCTGTAGCGTCTATCAGGCCCTTCAGGGCGATCTGATCGCGCAGACGAGCGAGCTTGAGCGACAGCGCGCCTTGATTCGTGAGCTTAGCTCGCCGATCGTCCCGATCTACCACGGCGTGCTCCTGCTGCCGCTCGTCGGCGCGATCGACGAGGCCCGCGCGGCGCGGATCACCGAGGCGGCGCTGGAAAGCATTGGACGCGCGCAGGCCGAGATCATGCTGGTAGACATCACCGGCGTGCCCGTGGTGGATACGCTGGTCGCGAATCACATCGTCGGCCTGACCCAGGCGGCCAGCCTGCTGGGCGCGCAGGTGGTCCTGGTAGGAATTCGGGCAGAGATTGCGCAGACGATCATCCAGTTGGGCATCGATATTCGCGGCATCATCACCTTTGCCGATTTGCAGGCAGGCATGTCGTACGCCTTGCGGCGGCAGGGGATGCCGTCGTAAGCGTCGAGCAGGGCACGACTCGACGACATCGGTCGAGAGGAGCGGACGATGGAACTCGATCTAGAGAAGCTGCGCCAGGAGATTCACGCGCTCTACCAGGCTGAGCATGAGGAGCTGGGCGAGCGCGGCACGCTGGAGCGGCTCGACATGGCGCGGCAGTGGGACTTCGCGCCGACGCTGCGGTCTGGCGGCGTCGTCGTCTTTCCGCACACCAACCCACTGGATTGTGGTCATCACACGGCGGCGGCGGTCCACGCCTGCCTCGACAGCGGCGCGGATCGAGTGATCGTGATCAGCGTCCTGCACTCGTTTACGAGCGAGATGGAACGCGCGCGTATCCGCGTGGCCGCAGGCGAAGACCCGGCGCAGTGGCCGTTCTGGGGCATTCAGGGTCCTGGCATCGCTGGCCGCGAGGAGTGGCGCGGCGACCACGCGCTCCTGACGTTTCGCCATTTCTGGGCCGCCGAAACCAAACGGCGCGGCATTCGAGGTCCCGACGTGATCGAGCGCTATCCATTCCTGGCGGCTGGCAGGCCCGACCTGCTGCCGGGGATCGAGGAGCTGGCCCGGCTGGCGGAGGACGCGGTGATCGTTTCCACCGCCGACGCTTTTCACCACGGCCTGGGCTACGGCGATCCGCCCGATCAGGCATTGCCGCCCGACGCTGGCGGGCTAGAGCTGGCGCGCCGGACGATTGAAGAGGGCCTCGAAATCCTGGCACGGGGCGACTACTGGGGCTACAATCAGCACTGCCTGCGCGCCAAGAGCGACGCCCGCGACGCCGGGCAGGTCTTGCGCTACCTGCGCGGCCCGATGCGTGGGCGGATTGTGGACCTGACCTACAGCGACGCGACCGAGCTATACCGCCAGCCGCCGCCGACCTGGGTTGCGGCTGCGCTGGTCGAGTGGCAGGTGGAGCGCTAAGATCGCACGCAGGGCGAGTCCACGGCCTGGCCGACGATCGCGCTGCGCGGCGCTCGATGTTCGCCTGTGCACTTGCTCGTCCAGTCTCAGCTACCACGATCCACTGTCAGACGCTCTTGAGATCGCTCAGTTTTACGCGCGATGCGACACGTTTCGGCCCGCTGAACGCCGCGCTAGGACCCGAAAATTCCGCTTGACGATCGTCGGGCACGCTGCGAAAATAGACGCATGAGCGAACAACCACATGACATCGAGCAACACGTAGCGCGTCTGGCCGAAGCGCTTGGCGAAACAGCGCCCAAGCCAGTCTCGCAGATTCGGAACATCGTCGAGATCCTGGGCGTGGACTTTGCCGACGAGCTGCTGCGTGAGACACAGGTGATCGAGGCGCAGGGCGGCATGCTTCTGGAGAAGAAGAACCGGCGGCGTACCACTGGCGGCGTCTTCTTCTATCTAGTACGCAAGCGCCTTACCAGCGCACAGCGCCGCAAGGTCTTTCCAAAGCAGAAGCGACCAGCCGACCAGCGGCCACGTCGGAAAAAGCGTGCAGCCAAGCCGCTGACGGATCTACCGCAGGTTTTACAGGAGCTAACCGGACACTACGGAAAGGCAAGCACGGTGAAGATAACGGTGATTGGGCGTCCCTCGCAGGTGGTCGAGCGGGGCGATGTAACGATTTTTGGCTTGATCAACGACAAGGCTCCTCCGCTGCCAAAGAACCTGCCCGCGCCGCCGCAGCAGACCAAATACTTGGT is a genomic window of Herpetosiphonaceae bacterium containing:
- a CDS encoding FAD-dependent oxidoreductase, with protein sequence MAVRRRATQPRTEKHFQPLRGVRQTACCVVGGGPAGMMLTLLLARQGVPVMLLEAHTDFDRDFRGNTISPPVMEVLDDLGLAERVLRLRHVKIRNFTLQTGSGPLVFADFSRLKTRYPYITMLPQVHFLECLAAEVRHYPHAQIVMGAQAQALIEEQGIVRGVCYQGRDGQHEVRALLTVGADGRFSRLRRLAGLQPIASAPPMDVFWFRLPRRPDDPDAAGALFRFGPQSLLVLMDHFEYWDVGYIIAKGSYPELRAAGLPALRRTIAEIAPEVADRLHDLKSWRQGALLSVESNHLARWFKPGLLLIGDAAHVMSPVGGIGINYAIQDAVVAARWLGPALKAGRLDLDTLRAVQRRRAWPTRVIQAIQALAHRRIVAQALSSSAPLRLPGLLRLALRLPIVSRGIGRLIAFGAWPVRKL
- the rbsK gene encoding ribokinase, with translation MTATASVVVVGSCNIDLVARVPRQPQRGETLTGTAFGTYLGGKGLNQAVAARRMGASVAMIGSVGADDFGTRIAQALQDEAIDATFVRASREQPTGTAVILVEEGGENSIVVIPGANGALTTAAIDQAADLIRAAKVLLLQLEVPLETTLYAAQVARAAGTTVILTPAPAQRLPAELLAATDVLVPNAIEVAHVLDSDAPPAEAARMLLSRGCGAVVVTLGAQGALLVTPDAERSIAAFPVAAVDTVGAGDAFVGALGASLAEGHDLTTALRYASAAGALAVTQEGAVPSLPLRATVERLLQEQG
- a CDS encoding DinB family protein, giving the protein MTELSEPMTTIYDGWHTHQARLIAALTPLTDDQLALRAAPDLRSIGDIARHMIGARARWFYLLMNEGGDAFATLGAWDRPEMPTRSAAELVTGLETTWQGMQEAIRRWTPDDWQQTYLGEGPDEPATITRYWVIWHLIEHDLHHGGEIGITLGAHGLPAPDL
- the xylB gene encoding xylulokinase — its product is MPYMLGLDVGTSGAKAVVVADDGRVIATATEEYPLSTPQPLWSEQDPADWWRGSQAALRRVVAESGVAAEIVGLGLTGQMHGAVFLDERDAVIRPALLWNDGRTQAQCHEITAHVGAERLIAIAGNPALTGFQAPKVLWLREHEPEHYARVRRLLLPKDYIRLRMTGEHASDASDAAGTLLLDLQQRDWSGTILDALEIPRDWLPRVYEGPDVTGRLRADVAEALGLTAGLPVVAGGGDNAAAAIGTGIIREGAISASIGTSGVLFAHSDTIRLDPQGRLHSFCHAVPGAYHLMAVTLSAGGSLQWMRNTLRAVAPDLGYDRLVALAQQTPPGAEGLLFLPYLSGERTPHRDPLARGAFVGLTQRHTLGHMARAVMEGVVFSLRDGQTIMAELGLPLGEVRAIGGGARSTVWRQMQADMLGTPIVTMRAEEGPAFGAALLAGVGAGLYPDVLSAVEAAVATGEIIRPQPEVLHTYDELYALYRQLYGALKPTFSALAQAG
- a CDS encoding alpha/beta hydrolase-fold protein, which encodes MTQSTSHPDLGLVYQLHLPTTPPPSNGYPAVVAIHGRGSNAGDLIELAPYFGADWLTITPQAPFELGFGYHWYEVLRVGDPEPRGFGQSIERLRQFVAKLPTAYPVDPQRIVLMGFSQGAVMSFALALTRPQDYAGIVAMSGYIARQTQQEADREALTGLPILITHGTRDPVIPIDFGRHARDWLGGTSAQVEYHEYGMGHQVSEASLNDVIHWLHQHKDVPQRAQESG
- a CDS encoding VOC family protein, translated to MLDTIQPEYAIRGIHHITLVCSDAQRTVDFYTRLLGLRLVKQTVNFDDPGSYHLYFGDELGRPSTIVTFFEWPHAGQGRTGIGGTHHFALLVETPEAQLKWKRWLTDQGIAVDGVYDRTYFRSIYFRDPDGVIIEIATRGPGWSVDEAPDHWGEQEFLPPPDRTIRLRDEERIRAETWPEPVTAITPDMHLPGLHHITAFASDIERTAVFYEELLGMRLVKRTVNFDDPSAPHLYFAVPDGHPGSVITYFGYGGRMRDAQIGTGLTHHFALEVPSDEAQQFWHERLMRAGLRPTPRLDRQYFRSIYFHDPDGHILELATTQPGFTLDERPEELGRRLKLPPWLEESRAAIEAGLKPLHVSTIGATTGGDDR
- the xylA gene encoding xylose isomerase, whose protein sequence is MSEPFTPQKSDKFSFGLWTVGNIGRDPFGEPVRPVLELERIVQRLAELGAYGVNLHDNDLVPFDATPQQRAQIVRRFQQALADTGLVVPMATTNLFTHPVFRDGAFTASDAAVRAFALQKTMRAIDLGVELGAQVYVFWGGREGSETDAYRDGRDAIKHFREAINYLCAYVKDQGYSLKFALEPKPNEPRGDIYFPTVGHMLHFISTLDQPEMVGVNPEFAHEQMAGLNFVHAVAQAIEADKLFHIDLNDQVMGRYDQDFRFGSESLKRAFLLVQLLEESGYDGPRHFDAHAYRTEDEDGVWAFARGCMRTYLILKEKARRLREDQEIQGLLAELRQQDAAYAGPGVDAGYSRDHAQTLKAHLFDPVALARRGRRYEELDQLVVELLLGVR
- a CDS encoding STAS domain-containing protein, producing MTAQSSAFGIYFRDHLDQKIEELARNADVTRQNFAIDEYEQRRVSIRRALLVIANGIIDDDQGPVTAYASEVGERRANLRFSVEGMLLAFMSMRSFVWDYLTTYLQSAPPWTPEDVRAVEDILHAYQRSYFGAFCSVYQALQGDLIAQTSELERQRALIRELSSPIVPIYHGVLLLPLVGAIDEARAARITEAALESIGRAQAEIMLVDITGVPVVDTLVANHIVGLTQAASLLGAQVVLVGIRAEIAQTIIQLGIDIRGIITFADLQAGMSYALRRQGMPS
- a CDS encoding phosphorylated adapter RNA export RNA-binding domain-containing protein, with the protein product MSEQPHDIEQHVARLAEALGETAPKPVSQIRNIVEILGVDFADELLRETQVIEAQGGMLLEKKNRRRTTGGVFFYLVRKRLTSAQRRKVFPKQKRPADQRPRRKKRAAKPLTDLPQVLQELTGHYGKASTVKITVIGRPSQVVERGDVTIFGLINDKAPPLPKNLPAPPQQTKYLVLVAKKQWNKVSEAIKAPDDVLIIEGYPAYEPRHAGITVYALSVTTKHIQATKREAQRSQVGS